Proteins encoded in a region of the Neoarius graeffei isolate fNeoGra1 chromosome 3, fNeoGra1.pri, whole genome shotgun sequence genome:
- the mab21l2 gene encoding protein mab-21-like 2, producing MIAAQAKLVYQLNKYYNERCQARKAAIAKTIREVCKVVSDVLKEVEVQEPRFISSLSEIDARYEGLEVISPHEFEVVLYLNQMGVFNFVDDGSLPGCAVLKLSDGRKRSMSLWVEFITASGYLSARKIRSRFQTLVAQAVDKCSYRDSVKMVADTSEVKLRIRERYVVQITPAFKCTGIWPRSAAQWPPPHIPWPGPNRVAEVKAEGFNLLSKECYTLAGKQSSAESDAWVLQFAEAENRLLMSGCRKKCLSILKTLRDRHLELPGQPLNGYHMKTLLLYECEKHPRESDWDEASLGDRINGVLLQLVSCLQCRRCPHYFLPNLDLFQGKATSALEAAAKQTWRLAREILTNAKSLDKL from the coding sequence ATGATCGCTGCTCAGGCAAAGCTGGTCTACCAGCTCAACAAATACTACAACGAGCGGTGCCAGGCACGCAAGGCGGCTATCGCCAAGACAATCCGCGAGGTGTGTAAGGTCGTCTCGGACGTCCTGAAGGAGGTGGAGGTACAGGAGCCGCGCTTCATCAGCTCTCTGAGTGAGATTGACGCACGCTACGAGGGCCTCGAGGTAATCTCGCCTCATGAGTTCGAGGTGGTGCTCTACCTCAACCAGATGGGCGTCTTTAATTTTGTGGACGATGGCTCGTTGCCAGGCTGCGCCGTCCTGAAGCTCAGCGACGGCCGCAAGCGCAGCATGTCCCTCTGGGTCGAGTTTATAACCGCCTCGGGGTATCTGTCAGCACGAAAGATTCGATCGAGGTTCCAGACTCTGGTGGCGCAGGCGGTGGACAAGTGCAGCTACCGCGACTCGGTCAAGATGGTGGCCGACACGAGCGAGGTGAAGCTGCGGATTCGAGAGCGTTACGTGGTGCAGATCACTCCTGCTTTTAAATGCACCGGGATCTGGCCCCGCAGTGCTGCTCAGTGGCCTCCACCGCACATCCCGTGGCCCGGACCGAACCGGGTCGCCGAGGTCAAAGCTGAAGGATTTAATCTTCTCTCGAAAGAATGCTACACATTAGCGGGGAAACAAAGCTCAGCCGAGAGTGACGCCTGGGTCCTGCAGTTCGCAGAGGCAGAGAACCGGCTGCTGATGTCCGGCTGCAGAAAGAAGTGCCTGTCCATTTTAAAAACGCTCCGCGACAGGCACTTGGAGCTGCCGGGGCAACCGCTCAACGGCTACCACATGAAGACTCTGCTGTTGTACGAATGTGAGAAACACCCGCGCGAGAGCGACTGGGACGAAGCGAGCCTCGGCGATCGCATCAACGGCGTCCTGCTGCAGCTCGTCTCCTGTCTGCAGTGCCGTCGGTGTCCTCACTACTTCCTCCCCAACCTCGATTTATTTCAGGGCAAAGCGACGTCAGCCCTCGAGGCGGCCGCCAAGCAGACCTGGAGACTGGCGAGAGAGATCCTGACCAACGCTAAGAGCCTGGACAAACTCTGA